Part of the Methanobacterium paludis genome is shown below.
ACTATTGTGGGAAAACTGAGAGCTATAATAGCTGAGGAAGAGATAGACTTTAAAGAGGGTGATGCTAAACCCCTTAAGATCAAGAATATCAAGATTCCTGCAAACCACATATGCTTCCTTTACGCCTATGCAGAAAACAGGTACGGCCACACAATAGCTGTAGGTGAAGAAACACCATTACCCATTAGTATGGATAGAAATGTGGACCATGCAACATTCGTTGCAGCTTTAGACGGTAGTATAAAAAAAGATGATTTAATTGGAGTACTGATACTTCTACCAATGGAACTTATGAGGTAATATCAGCTTCCATTTTCTTTATCTTTTATTTTAAATCCTATTTTAAATCTTATAATTATTTAAAATCCATTATTTAGAATTTATCAAATTTTTTTTCTTTCAATGATCCCTAAAAATCAAATAAACTAGTAAATTTGTTTGATCTAATCCTTTTTGATATACATCGTTTTATCTAATTTTGTTCAAGTTTCAAGTAAATTCAATAATAAATCATAAAAATATACAAAATTTTCAAATTTGGAAGTTTAATTGGAGTTTAATTTTTTAAATTTTAATTTAAAATTGTCGTTTTATCAAAGTTATCCCAATTTTTCCTTAATAAAATCGTTCATAGAGCCCTTTATATTGTCTAACTGACCCATAAGATCGTCTATCATACATTTAATTTCAGAGTAAGATTCAATTTCACCTTGATTATCTGTATCCTGACGTTTCAACGCTTTTATCCGTCGAGATTTGTTTGAACCTCTGAAAACACCGATTATTCCCGAATTCTGTTGCTGGTATTTGTCCATGATCATCCTCTTCTTTTTGAGGTGATCTGATTCAATGGATCGCATATCCACAATAACGCTCTTTTTAAGCTGAATTAATGCCTCTTCTTTCTCATTTAACTCAGCCAGAAGACGCCTTGAATCCGCAATGGACGATACTTCTATATCAATGTCCGCTATTTCAACAAGTATATCATGATAATCCTTGACACTCATTTGTTACACCTTCACTATAAATCGTGAAATAATAATTAAACTATTATTAAAGGAGTTATCCTTAAGATTAAATCCCTTAAGATTAAATCTTTAATTTTTTATAATAAAATTTTATATAAGGTTATAAAGATTAAATGATCTAAAAAAAAGTTTTTAGGGCTTATTTGCATTCCTTAAAGTATTTACTTTCATTGAAAATTCATGTTACCCTAATTTTAACAAATCAACTTGGGCATTAAAAAAAATTTACCCGCTTATTCACCATTTAACTTCAACAACAACATTAATCATACCATCTTTAACTTCACAACGCGTTTTAATATCTTCATTATTTGAATCCATATTCCTTAACTTGTACATAACGTTTGCAAGTGAGATTGTGTTGAAGACCCCCATCTTATTAGCAGGTTTTGATGATATTAAAAGTATGTTTACAACCCCCTCTTCTATTGAGACATTGTAATTTATACCGTTGATGTAAATCGTGTCAGAAAGTCGGAGCAAAAGTTTTATATGTTTTATTGGAAGTCCACTTTTACTTATAATCCTTTTTATTTTATCGTTTTCCCTGCATTGTTCCACATCGATATCCATCTTTATCACCACCTTTTTCTTGTATACATCTCTTTTATTCAATGAGTTGTATACATATTCCGTCAAGTTACAAGTTTGATCTATAAATCAAAAAGTACTATATCACACAAGACAGATAAGTTTAACAAATGACAGGTGATTTCAACCGAGCCGATAAACTGGTAAAAAAACATATCTTGAGTCTTAACAGACACATTCCAAGGCAGAGAAAAACCCTGGAAGAATTACTTAAAGAAGATAGACCCCATGTTGTGGGTGCAGATGGCACAAGGCACAGGTTCAAAACCGCTGAACTTGAGAGACTCGCAGATATAATACCTGAATCAGAACATCATCTCCTAAAACTTCCAATTTACATAGAAATCGAGTCCGCAACATCAGGAGCCATGATAACCGGCAGGATCGAGACAAAAATAGTATGCAAAATCCTTGAGATAGAACCATGTTCCGGGGAGATTTTCATTTACAGACCAGATATAAAAACCTTAAGAAAAGAATTTCCAACAGCAACCCAATATATATTCCTTGTGAGGTAAACAAATGACGCAAGACCCCTTTGAAGATCTAATAAAAGACCCTGACAAACGTGCAAAATTATTCGTGTACCTTACAATTGCAATGATAATATCGACATTCTTGATAGCAATCGGGACAATAATATTTATTCTGCATGTTCTAAAGATAATTTAAGTAGGTTTAATCCATTTTCATTTTATTTTCTACATGAAATTTACTACATGAAATCTTTAAATAACTTTCATAAAATCAGGATAGAAGGATATTGATAGAGTTTTAAAAAGAGTTTGGTTATAAACTACGATAACTAACTTTTCATTAAATGGACTTTTATTACTCTTTAAAAAAGCCTTTATTCTTCTTTAAAAACTAAACATTTCATAATGAAAAACTTCTAAGCGCCTTGTAAACCTTTCCAACAATCATTTTGGCAGAATAAACTGCATCTTCAAGAACTTTATTTGATGTCACAACAGTTGCAACAGGCTCACCTTTTTCTATTATGACGTTTTTGTGGGGAATATCGTAAACTCCCTCAAAATCAAGGTTTCCAACAATGGAGCGCTCCTTTGCAAACACTATCATTTTTACAGCGAACTTTTTAGGGGTGGATACCTCCAAAAGTTCTCCCTGACACGCTTTTATATGGGCTTCAACCATGTTTATGCCCAGAGCTGCCTCAGCACATTCAAATGTTCCTTGAAAACGTGGGTTGACCTCAATAACATAAATATCGTCTCCACTGCGGATCATATCCACTCCATTTGATCCAACAAGATTTAAAGAGTTTACAACACCCTCTGCAATTTCAGAAGTTCCTAAATCATCAGTTGAAGGCGCGATATTTCCACAGTAGCCGTAGGGTTCAATCTGGCCTAATCCTCTGCCAATTATTTGCCTACTTGTTAAAATTGTTCGGGCTTCATGCCCACCTGATAGTACTGAAGCACTGAGACTTTCACCTTCCACAATTTCCTGAAGGATAGCTTCATTTAATGGGAAAGTTATATCTCTATCTTCAAGATTTCTTATGCCTATTCCTCCGGATCCTGAAAGTGGTTTCAGGAGGAATTTTTTATCCTTAAATTCAGATGCAATTTCATATGCTTCATTTAAATCGTGAACAATATGGGTTTCTGGAAGTTTGAATTTCCCTTCAAGTTTCTTGTAAAGTTTGTATTTATCTTCAACACTCCCAACATCCTTATTTCCAATTATCTTATTTTTTGGGAAGTTTTCAGGTGATGCTCCAGATGTACATATTATAAAATCAGTTTCAGTTATAAAGTCCTTTGCGAGATCTCTTAAAGCAACTGAATTAAATCCCTGTACAAATCTACCACAGGACTTGTAGGGTTTTTGGGATAAAACACAGTTTCTGTAATCAGAACACTGCATTAAATCCTTTGTACAGAAGTAGTCAACAGAATAAACAGTATATCCAAGTTTTTTTAAAGAACAAGCTACGGGTCTTGTGTTTGCACCTACAACAAGCGCTTTTTCCATGAAATTACCTTTATAACATTGATATATAAAATTTGAGGAAATAGAAATTTTAGTCATAATTTAATTTGAGATATAAATTTAGCAGTCCCGAGCGGAGTCGAACCGCCGTCTCCGGCTCCAAAGGCCAGAAGGATTGCCACTACCCCACGGGACTAAAACTAAAAAAGACCGCACTGCGGTAATCTGTTTTTTGTACAGATGTCATATTTAAGTGTATCGACGTGATTTTATCCTAAAAATCCATTTTCTTATCACACAAATTATTAAACCTGCATCTCCTGCACTTATTGGGATTTTTGGTGGGAATAAATTCTATATTTCCCAGTAAAAGTTCATGAACACGGTTTATAAGATTTATTGTGTTTTTCTCAGCTGCATCATCAAAGTAAGCGGACCAGTAAACATTATCCGTACCTCTCTGGCGCAGAGCCCCTATTATCTTTCTACCATCGTCAACCATGTCTTTGAAGGCCAGACAGTAGCCGTAAACCTGGTTGATGCTGGAGTAGTAGGGCACTGTTCCAGGTTTGTCATCGATGATTACAAATTCATCAGGGGTCATCCACACTTCGTCTATGAACCCACGAATACCATAATGTGCAGAGAGGACTGGAAGTTCCCTTGAAAGGATCTCTGCACTTTGTGATGTTTCCAGCATCTCTTCAAATGTTGCAGGTTCTGCCCCTTCCCTGAAATTCGCCTCCAATGTGGCGTGTTCTGTTGTACCTTTAACCATGGCCCGGGTTGGTTTCACTTCAATGCCCTTGACGTTTTCAAGGTAAATACCGTATTCACAGAAGCCCTGCTTGTTGAGCCAGCTTATGGGAAAGTTGTTTTTGTTTTCGATTATCTTAACCTGGGATATATTTGGGTGTGGAATGGATTTGCTGCCCTTTTTCATATTATTATCCCCTAAATGGACATATTTTGAATTAAACTTATATTCGTCATACATTTATATGTTACAGTTAGAGTCAATAAAATAAAATCATTGTGCAAGAGTGTATGATAAATAAACTAAAACTATTAATTTAAAATAAAAAGTTTGATCCATGCAGATTCATAAAAAAAACTGGTTTTGAAACATCAAAGTTGTATCTTTATTCTGCTGATCTTTATTTCGTAACAATAACCCTAATTCATTCCTTTAACTCTTATTTACCCTCTTCATCCTGTTCTTTTTTGCCGCTGTTCCCTAAACGACTTTTTAAAGTGGACCAGATATCTTTATCCTTCTGCATGTTGAGTTCATCTTCCAGGATCTTGCTCTTTTCAACTTCAAGGTCATGTTCCTTCTTCAAAAGATAGTACTTGGTCTTTTTATCTTCAAGCTGCCTTGAAAGTTCGTTATTTTTTTCTTCCAGGGTTTTGATCCGTTCATCCTCAAGCCGCAGCTTCTTATTGGTTTTAGCATTTTTAGAGACAGCAGCCTTGTAGGATTTTGACAGTTCGTTGTGTTTCCACTCAAGTTCTGCAAGCTCCTTTTCATAATCCTCCATACTGTTTCGATATCCCTTAAGATTATCCAGGTAGGCACCCAGTTCAGACACTTCTTCTCCCACTAATTCACTGAACTGTTTTTTGGGTATTATGAAAACTTCTTCGCTACACTCCATATCATCAGACTTTTTTAGAGGTATAAGATACTGATTGTACTCATAGATCTTAGTTCTACCCCCAACCGTCTTTTTGGTCCTTTTTTTATAGCATTTAACAGCCGATTTTATTACCTTTACCATCAACACTACTCCAATTACAATTCACAGCCATAATAAGTTATTTAATCTTTACTAACACTATTAAGATCAATCCTTTTATAATTAACTTCTTTATATCTTTTTTACAAATTCTAATGTAGAACACATTATATTTGGAGGGTTTACTTTTATCTTTTTTGATTTTAATTGTGTAAAGCCGACGTTAATGATCTACCTTACTTATCATTAATATCAACATCTCAAAACTGAAAAATATTTTCTAAAAGAGTTTTTGAAGTCTCTTGATTTTTGAATATTTCTAGAAAGGAATTAAAAAAATACTGTAAGTGAAAAAAGTTAAAAAACTAGAAACTTCTTAAATAAGAGAAGAAAATTTCATAAATTCCAGACCCAATATTAAAGCTATGGTTACACCTATAAAGATAAAATCTCTTGACTCAAGCTTTTTGCTTGCACTGTAGATTTCTGATTGTTCCGAGTAACCCCTACTTAGCATGCTGAAGTAAGCTGTTTCTCCCTTTTCAAATGCGCGCAAGAACATCATAGCTATTGTGTAAGCTACCTGTTTTACTCTCCACAAGTACGCTGTTTTCCTGTTAAATATGTCAAAATTTCTACTTTTTTGAGCATTTCTTATCCTTTCAAGTTCATCGTAGAACATGAATAGGTACCGGATAAAAAGGCTGAATATCATTGCTAAATCCCGGGGCATTCCCAGTTTCTTAAAAGAATCAACAACTTCTTGCATTGGACTTAAAGATGATAAGAGCACTATACAGGTCAATGAAACAACCAACCTAGACATCAACAAAATTCCAAATGTAAGTCCTTGTGATGTAACACTTATTCCTAAAGGTAAAGTATAAATGATCGTACCTGGATGTATGAATGGCTGAAATACAGCTATTGCCCCACCGAACGGTAGTATCAACAATATTTTCATAAAGGAATCTTTAAGAGAAAGATGTGATACTGATATGAGTGCTGTTAAATAGATCTCCATGAGAGCCAGAACGATCAGATCTGTAGTATAAACAGCGTATACTATAAGAGCTATCAAAATCACCAACTTAACCCTACCATCCAAGGCATGAAGAACACTGTTCTTTTGGGTTATTTTTTCAAGTTCGATGATCGATCCTATTCCACTCATATTTTTCCTCTTTTAGTTATTATTTCTAAAAAAAATAAAAATTGAAAGATTATTTAGATTTTTCAATGGGTTTCCTTCTTTTAAGTACTACAGAAACAAAGTACCCCAGTCCAAGTGCAACTAAAACTCCGACAATTAAAGCAACTACTCCTGATAAAGGACCGTCGCCTAATACGGGTATAACATAATCCTTGAAAGGTGCTTCATAACTTCCAGACTCACTGGTCGTAGATATTTGTTCTGCAGACTTTTCCAATCCATCCGGATTACCTGAAGCTATGAAAGGCGCAAGAACGGCAATAATCCCACAAACTATTAAACCCACAACGATTAATTTTTTGTCTTTAGGAGTCATTTTGCTTTCACCTCAGTAAGGTCCGGTTCTGGTTCTACATCAACTGTTTTTTTCTTGGTGTTCCAAGCTAATAGATCTGGCCGCAGTTGTTCAAGAGCAAGTATCACCACCACAGTTAAGACGCCCTCTATTACACCAATCACAGAGTGATAAAGACCCATGAACATCAATCCTAATCCTAATGGGAATGTTCCAGCCAACCACATTTCTACTGCAACCGCTTCAGCGGCTATAAATATGGATAACCATGATGCTATGAATATTGAAGCTATTTTAGCTTTATTTTCAGAAACTATTTTTCCCAGTGGTTTTCTGAGAGCTTTAAATGAGTAAAGTCCCACACATCCACCTATAATTCCCATATTCAATACATTGGCACCCCAAGCTGTTACTCCCCCATCTCCAAAAACCAAAGCCTGAACAAGTAACACCAATGCAAATATTATAACCGCTGATTCAGGAGCCATAAATATAATAGCTACCAACGCTCCACCTACCATATGTCCACTTGTTCCCCATGGTATAGGGACGTTCATAGACATTATGGCAAATATACCTGCGGCTAAAACTGCCATTAAAGGAACTCTCTTTTCATCAAGATTTTTTCTAGCCCACCGCATAGAAAAGTACAATGCCACAAAGGTTATAACCATATATATGGGCCATTGCCAAGATAAAAATCCATCTGGTATATGCATTATTCATCCTCCTTTTATTTTTATAGAAAACAAAAGCTTATAAATGTTTCATATGGTATTACTCAACCTTTATTTTAGAGGGTTAATGTAATACTCACTCAAAGCATTTTTTAAAGCTTTTTAGCCTCATAAAGAGGTTACTGAACTTTTATAATATAAATGTTTCTATAGGTATTACTATTTTTAGATTTCAAAGAATAAAAATAATACATAACTTATTACTAAAACCCAAATTTAAGGAATAAAGGTAATAAATCCCGTAGATAACAAGTTCCTTGTATATAATGAAATGATTTAATGAAACCATTTTACAGAAATTTTAAATTCATTTCATATACCTTTTTTTTATTCCAATTTATCTATAAACTAAATTAAAATGAGTAAACACACAGAACACTTAAACCTCTAAAATATAAAAAAATTAGAATATAAACTTATATTGGCTTAATCTAACATTATTAAACCGACCTTCCTACCAGGACAACTTCAAACTCATCCATATCCACACTTCCTATTGTACGCAAACATTCCTCGCCATGCATCTTTTTGAGCTCATCCGGACTTATACCACTGGTTTCTTCAAGACCTCTGAGGAAATATTTGAAATCAGGACCTAATTCTTCCCTTATTCTGTAACCCCTCCCAAGACACATAAGGTCTTGCTGGTCGAATTGGGATGTTAAATCCTTTATTTTAGCCTGTAAAACTTTTGTGGGATATTTATAAGATCCCATCTCCAATGCAACTACAATGTGCAACGGGATTTCCAGTTCCCTTGCAAGTTCAGCCTGTGTTTTTCCTGTGTTTTTCCTGTAGCCCAAAACTAAATACTTTAACCCATCTTCCATGGTTTCTGCCTCCTTAAAAATTTAATTAACTCATAATTTTTAATATTTTTAAATTAAGTTCTATTGTTAGGAATGAGTATATACAGGGCATCATCGGATACATTTGAGCGAATGATTCAGATATGCCCCATATATACTTTAATTTACGTAGGGATCCAACTAAATTTTGCTTATTGGATCCCCTCGTCTACACCAAGGAGGAAATGGTTTGGTGAAATTAATAATTAATAAAATTCTTTCAAATTCATTTAATTCACATTACTTAAACTGTTTTTCTTCCTAACATTCAATACTTGGTCTTTTTAATATTTAATACTTTCTAATTAATTTTTATTATTACTTTTGGCCCAAAATTCAGGTCCTTTGTAATACCAAATATGTTTTTAATACTATTTTAAAATTAGGACTGTATTTTAGTACCAACACATGAAAACAGATTAATATTTCATAGTTTAAAAAAAGTTTAGGGAAAGATATCTAATCTTTCCATGTGCTTGTTTTTCTGAAATTAAGGTGTAATTATTTGAATAAATCCTTTGGCATTAACGTTGACAATTAAAATGCCTTTTACTTGTGTATTATTAAAAGTAAAG
Proteins encoded:
- a CDS encoding ATP-grasp domain-containing protein, which gives rise to MEKALVVGANTRPVACSLKKLGYTVYSVDYFCTKDLMQCSDYRNCVLSQKPYKSCGRFVQGFNSVALRDLAKDFITETDFIICTSGASPENFPKNKIIGNKDVGSVEDKYKLYKKLEGKFKLPETHIVHDLNEAYEIASEFKDKKFLLKPLSGSGGIGIRNLEDRDITFPLNEAILQEIVEGESLSASVLSGGHEARTILTSRQIIGRGLGQIEPYGYCGNIAPSTDDLGTSEIAEGVVNSLNLVGSNGVDMIRSGDDIYVIEVNPRFQGTFECAEAALGINMVEAHIKACQGELLEVSTPKKFAVKMIVFAKERSIVGNLDFEGVYDIPHKNVIIEKGEPVATVVTSNKVLEDAVYSAKMIVGKVYKALRSFSL
- the cbiM gene encoding cobalt transporter CbiM is translated as MHIPDGFLSWQWPIYMVITFVALYFSMRWARKNLDEKRVPLMAVLAAGIFAIMSMNVPIPWGTSGHMVGGALVAIIFMAPESAVIIFALVLLVQALVFGDGGVTAWGANVLNMGIIGGCVGLYSFKALRKPLGKIVSENKAKIASIFIASWLSIFIAAEAVAVEMWLAGTFPLGLGLMFMGLYHSVIGVIEGVLTVVVILALEQLRPDLLAWNTKKKTVDVEPEPDLTEVKAK
- a CDS encoding DUF22 domain-containing protein; its protein translation is MVRIVTRLGKIRKEVEDLETAKVDFKIGTIVGKLRAIIAEEEIDFKEGDAKPLKIKNIKIPANHICFLYAYAENRYGHTIAVGEETPLPISMDRNVDHATFVAALDGSIKKDDLIGVLILLPMELMR
- the cbiQ gene encoding cobalt ECF transporter T component CbiQ, whose protein sequence is MSGIGSIIELEKITQKNSVLHALDGRVKLVILIALIVYAVYTTDLIVLALMEIYLTALISVSHLSLKDSFMKILLILPFGGAIAVFQPFIHPGTIIYTLPLGISVTSQGLTFGILLMSRLVVSLTCIVLLSSLSPMQEVVDSFKKLGMPRDLAMIFSLFIRYLFMFYDELERIRNAQKSRNFDIFNRKTAYLWRVKQVAYTIAMMFLRAFEKGETAYFSMLSRGYSEQSEIYSASKKLESRDFIFIGVTIALILGLEFMKFSSLI
- a CDS encoding CRISPR-associated protein Cas4 — encoded protein: MKKGSKSIPHPNISQVKIIENKNNFPISWLNKQGFCEYGIYLENVKGIEVKPTRAMVKGTTEHATLEANFREGAEPATFEEMLETSQSAEILSRELPVLSAHYGIRGFIDEVWMTPDEFVIIDDKPGTVPYYSSINQVYGYCLAFKDMVDDGRKIIGALRQRGTDNVYWSAYFDDAAEKNTINLINRVHELLLGNIEFIPTKNPNKCRRCRFNNLCDKKMDF
- a CDS encoding PDGLE domain-containing protein: MTPKDKKLIVVGLIVCGIIAVLAPFIASGNPDGLEKSAEQISTTSESGSYEAPFKDYVIPVLGDGPLSGVVALIVGVLVALGLGYFVSVVLKRRKPIEKSK
- a CDS encoding DUF61 family protein, giving the protein MTGDFNRADKLVKKHILSLNRHIPRQRKTLEELLKEDRPHVVGADGTRHRFKTAELERLADIIPESEHHLLKLPIYIEIESATSGAMITGRIETKIVCKILEIEPCSGEIFIYRPDIKTLRKEFPTATQYIFLVR